The genome window AAGAATAAATGTGAGGGTAAGTTACATTTCCCCACTATGCAGCCGTGCTCTCAAAGCAGATGAACAGGTGGTCATCTAGAGACCTCAAAGCCAAACTGTAGACAGAGTCCACACACTCACCTGCTCCTATTGTTTGCGGTGTTTCATGCTCTAGGTGCGTTGTCTTGAATAAAGGCGTGTTTGCAGCGGTTATTGCAGTCATTATCTTCCTGTTATCTCTATTTACAATTTTGGTCAAAAGAACTGTCATAGTTGGACAGCCATGACACTTAGTTTATTATGTGATACAGCTGGGTTGGTGAAATCTATCTggatttcattttgaaatgatttttttaaaacaacaatgcaaGACACAAGAAAGACAAAAGCGATATGAGATAAAAAGAAATGGCACTGTGCCCAATCACATCTCTGTGtaagatattcaatttattaCCAAACCTGTCGTCACAAAGCTAGAgccaaaaaaaagtacattttattcCAAACATTCCTCTATATGTTCCTCCCTCACTTTATTATTCATGCTCATTGTGTTAACCCGCAAGccgctttttttttattaactgtgAAATCCAGCAGTGCACATAAAATCTTCCTTCACTGGATGTATAAAACAAGAGCAAACCAATCAGTTGTCACATTTAACCTCAAGTAGATATAAGCCAGAGATTCTCCGCCAGTCCCACAGCAATTAAATGATTCATTGGCTTTATCGCATTTTAACAGGATGTTGATTGAGAGCACAAGCCATATTGATTGTCCTGATGGAAACAGGAAATCACAGAGATAGAAATAAAATCATTTGTTGTTCCCGGTGTGAGGGTACCCGGGGGAACGGCATGCAATTGCACACTGTTGAGTGGCATTACCCCCAGCAACCTCCTCCCCACCATTCTCTCCCCTATGGAGACCTGGAAGAGACGTCATCTGTGGTTGTTATGCTGCGAAATGACGCTGGCACTCTCTCCACCCCCTGCTACTGCAACATTACCCCTGTGGTCTGTTACGGAAGATGCAGCACTCTTCGTCTGCACCATTTCCAGCATGAAGTTTGACGCCTAACAGTAATCAGCCCTCTGCCTTCATTTCCGTCATATGGAAGTGGAACCATTTGAGCGTGATGCTGATAATAATATCAGCCTAAATGCATCCTACACATAAAGCTCGTGACTGGCCTCGATCCCGTAAACCTACATTATTTCTGTGCTGGGAAGCCTCACAGACAATTCTTGTTATTGGAACCAAAACTGTAACAATATTCAAGGGTTAATAAGCATGATAAATAGGATTTATTCACAGTATTTAATGACAAATTGATAATTAGCTCCTTATTCTTGGCTTTCCCTTAATGTTGTTTTAATTGGTGAGAGgaaaaatacccccccccatcTCCCTGCAAACACATACAAGCCAGCCCCTCCCCATGCCCtccctctaacacacacactcacacacactctggagGTGCACGTCACTGAGCTCGGGGAATGAGTGGCTCATTAAGAAGAAGGATGTGATATTCTGAATAGAGACTGTGAGACTCCCAGCACATCTATTTATAGACGAGATATCTCTATGGCAGTCACCGTGGTGTTGGTTAATTacagctacagcccctgatacCAATTAGGAATGAAACAAATGCTTTAAGGTGGGGTTTTTGCTCCTCCCTTACGGTAAATGTCCTCGTGTCCGTCCTGAGTGGAGGCAGGAGTGTGGTTGCTCGCCGTGTTTTCCTGTATCAAGTTGGGACATGCAGAGTGCAGTCAAAGCCTCGGTCAGGCTATTTTTAAATTGAGCCCCTGTGGAAAGCAAGATctagattttcttttcattatggTTGCTTTTATGTCGTGGGCTGCTGGATGTCCACCAATACATTGATTTTCTGTGAATCATAGAGCTTCTCAAAGGTAAGGGATGCATTTGTGATCAGGCGATCTATGTACAGTAATTCTGCTACACCTGgctctttcccccccccctcctcttacAGTGCTTTGCTTATCTTGTGAGTTGCTTGAGATTGGTACTTTACAGTGCAGGGAGGATCTTTCATTTGGTTTCCTCATGACATCCTGTCAGTTCATCCTGCAGTGCTCTTGCCATCCACCTGCCCAAAACAAACAGTGTCCCTCAACAAACTCCCTTACATGACTGTAATGTTTAGTATTAGACCAGTATTACAGCAGAGATCACTCATTCAAAAAAGATGAATAATACTGCAGCAGAGTTGTTTGTCAGAGCTGACACAAATGCAACATTGGTCAGTAAGTGCTGTCCATGTTGGAAGTTCCCAGAGTGTTCATAATGGTGATTTTGTTAGCGGGGTAACGTCATAGTCAAAAGATAATACATGGGttcttcaaacaaacaaaacaaacaaaaccataTCCTTATGTCAACACAGAGTCTTTCCAAATTGTGTGGTAGTTCCCAATTGACTATCACGTGCATCCATTATTTGCCTGTTGTCAATTTTCTTACTGTTGTATATTATTAAATCTAACAATTCGGGAAACTACTTGCTCCAATGAATAAACAGATTAAGTGTAGCAAAATCCACCATGTCTTTTATAAAGTTTACAAAATAAGGGGGAGGTCTGAGCTTTCAAAACTGACAAGACAACACAATGATTCAGCCAGGGAGGGATGAGTGACAGGTTTGGCTATTATAAAATTACACATCTTTGCACGCTCTAGAAACACGCTGTAAAGTTTAACAAACCAGTAAAAAAAAgctcataaataataataacaacccTGTAAGAATGTAGTGACATCTATTAATGTGACCCTATCTTTTGTAATGGGCAATCTCTTTGAAGCCCAGAACAGCTTTTGTGCACAACTgccaacaaattaaaaatctaAGCCAGATCTCACATAGGAACAAAGTCATTATAGTTTGCAAACAATttgaaaacacagatgacacagCGCCAATAtcagtttaataaaaacattttgtgattATTCCAAAGCTACTGGCTCTCTTTTTCGGCTTGCAAATAAAGAGTAGAGGGTGTAAATCAGAAGAAAGGTTTACATGGTACATTATGATCAAGAATAAGCTAACTTCATTGAAAATGCTCTTTGTCTTATAGTCttgttctctctcctcccccccccccccctcccctctctgtttcctgtctttctcTTCCCCTCTAGTTCCACCAGGTTAGAAGAGTGATGACCATCCTGTTCCTTACTATGGTTATTTCATACTTCAGTTGCATGAGAGCTGCGCCCCTGAGAGACGCCCCGGGCATGCGGGGCCATCGGACGGAAGGCTACTTGGGCGCCGCTGCGGCCGCACGAGGCCATGGGACTCCACAGAGTGGTGGTGGGCCAGGCCAGCGTGGGGAACTGCCCTCACTCACAGACACGTTTGAGCAGGTGATAGAGGAGCTGCTGGAGGTGGAGGGAGAGGCAGCACAGCTGGGACAGGGGGCTGATAAGAGCCAGGGAGGTGGGGGCCCGTCCTCTGTGGTTACCACAGAGACCAAGGATGTCGACCTGTACGACTCGCGGGTGATGATCAGCAACCAAGTGCCTTTGGAGCCACCGTTGCTCTTTCTTCTGGAGGAATACAAAAACTATCTGGATGCCGCTAACATGTCCATGAGGGTGCGGCGACACTCCGATCCCTCGCGGCGCGgagagctcagtgtgtgtgacagtATTAGCCAGTGGGTGACAGCTGTGGATAAAAAGACGGCAATAGACATGTCTGGGCAGACAGTTACCGTCATGGAAAAGGTCCCTGTTCCCAATGGCCAACTGAAGCAATACTTTTATGAGACCAAATGCAACCCCATGGGGTACACAAAGGAGGGCTGCAGAGGAATAGACAAGCGGCATTATAATTCCCAATGCAGGACAACCCAGTCCTACGTGCGAGCACTTACCATGGATAGCAAAAAGAAGATTGCCTGGCGGTTTATAAGGATAGACACTTCATGTGTATGCACATTGACCATTAAAAGAGGGAGATAGTGTATAAAATGTATAGATTTTATtgaagagtttaaaaaagagaataaagagaaaatatctatttgtatatatacataacaGGGTAAATTATTCCGTCAAATGAAAATTTTATGGACtgcatgtaaaaaaagatgaagtttatacagtaaaagtGATACTACAGTCTATTTATTGAACATATTCATGACCTtgtaaacaattaaaaaaaatctgatcaGTCATTTGCGCCCAGTTTAAATTACTATATCACATCCCTCAAGACATTGTGATTTGTTTACGTTGCC of Etheostoma spectabile isolate EspeVRDwgs_2016 chromosome 1, UIUC_Espe_1.0, whole genome shotgun sequence contains these proteins:
- the bdnf gene encoding neurotrophic factor BDNF precursor form isoform X3: MFHQVRRVMTILFLTMVISYFSCMRAAPLRDAPGMRGHRTEGYLGAAAAARGHGTPQSGGGPGQRGELPSLTDTFEQVIEELLEVEGEAAQLGQGADKSQGGGGPSSVVTTETKDVDLYDSRVMISNQVPLEPPLLFLLEEYKNYLDAANMSMRVRRHSDPSRRGELSVCDSISQWVTAVDKKTAIDMSGQTVTVMEKVPVPNGQLKQYFYETKCNPMGYTKEGCRGIDKRHYNSQCRTTQSYVRALTMDSKKKIAWRFIRIDTSCVCTLTIKRGR
- the bdnf gene encoding neurotrophic factor BDNF precursor form isoform X1, which codes for MTWINFFLLYLTGKKRSTEFDNFHQVRRVMTILFLTMVISYFSCMRAAPLRDAPGMRGHRTEGYLGAAAAARGHGTPQSGGGPGQRGELPSLTDTFEQVIEELLEVEGEAAQLGQGADKSQGGGGPSSVVTTETKDVDLYDSRVMISNQVPLEPPLLFLLEEYKNYLDAANMSMRVRRHSDPSRRGELSVCDSISQWVTAVDKKTAIDMSGQTVTVMEKVPVPNGQLKQYFYETKCNPMGYTKEGCRGIDKRHYNSQCRTTQSYVRALTMDSKKKIAWRFIRIDTSCVCTLTIKRGR
- the bdnf gene encoding neurotrophic factor BDNF precursor form isoform X2, with product MVCFTTGQQKFHQVRRVMTILFLTMVISYFSCMRAAPLRDAPGMRGHRTEGYLGAAAAARGHGTPQSGGGPGQRGELPSLTDTFEQVIEELLEVEGEAAQLGQGADKSQGGGGPSSVVTTETKDVDLYDSRVMISNQVPLEPPLLFLLEEYKNYLDAANMSMRVRRHSDPSRRGELSVCDSISQWVTAVDKKTAIDMSGQTVTVMEKVPVPNGQLKQYFYETKCNPMGYTKEGCRGIDKRHYNSQCRTTQSYVRALTMDSKKKIAWRFIRIDTSCVCTLTIKRGR
- the bdnf gene encoding neurotrophic factor BDNF precursor form isoform X5, which gives rise to MTILFLTMVISYFSCMRAAPLRDAPGMRGHRTEGYLGAAAAARGHGTPQSGGGPGQRGELPSLTDTFEQVIEELLEVEGEAAQLGQGADKSQGGGGPSSVVTTETKDVDLYDSRVMISNQVPLEPPLLFLLEEYKNYLDAANMSMRVRRHSDPSRRGELSVCDSISQWVTAVDKKTAIDMSGQTVTVMEKVPVPNGQLKQYFYETKCNPMGYTKEGCRGIDKRHYNSQCRTTQSYVRALTMDSKKKIAWRFIRIDTSCVCTLTIKRGR